One region of Acidobacteriota bacterium genomic DNA includes:
- the xth gene encoding exodeoxyribonuclease III yields MKIATWNVNGIRAREAQVLEWIARDRPDVVCLQELKARPDQVPAPLRELDGYWSCWHGERAYSGVGLLVRRDLLPAPARFEHPDFDFETRIAVVRIGRTVVGSVYVPNGGKDYDAKLRFLAEMERYAAGCRSGGLELVLCGDMNVTRTDRDVHPKERKADAIGQRPDERAAFERLLASGALTDAGRELDPDNDALFTWWPPWRQMRAKNIGWRLDYVLASPAAAAAVSSCSVLAEFGTSDHAPVVAEIAALEGR; encoded by the coding sequence GTGAAAATCGCCACGTGGAACGTCAACGGCATCCGCGCCCGGGAAGCGCAGGTGCTCGAATGGATCGCGCGCGACCGGCCCGACGTCGTCTGCCTGCAGGAGCTGAAGGCCCGCCCCGACCAGGTCCCGGCCCCGCTCAGGGAGCTCGACGGCTACTGGAGCTGCTGGCACGGGGAGCGCGCCTACTCCGGGGTGGGCCTCCTGGTCCGGCGCGACCTCCTGCCGGCCCCCGCCCGCTTCGAGCACCCGGACTTCGATTTCGAGACCCGCATCGCCGTGGTCCGGATCGGCCGCACGGTCGTCGGGTCGGTCTACGTCCCGAACGGCGGCAAGGACTACGACGCCAAGCTCCGCTTCCTCGCGGAAATGGAGCGCTACGCCGCCGGCTGCCGCTCCGGCGGGCTCGAGCTCGTCCTGTGCGGCGACATGAACGTGACCCGCACCGATAGGGACGTCCACCCGAAGGAGCGCAAAGCGGACGCCATCGGACAGCGGCCGGACGAGCGCGCGGCCTTCGAGCGCCTCCTGGCATCGGGCGCGCTCACCGACGCCGGCCGTGAACTCGACCCCGATAACGATGCGCTCTTCACCTGGTGGCCGCCCTGGCGCCAGATGCGGGCCAAGAACATCGGCTGGCGCCTCGACTACGTCCTGGCAAGCCCCGCCGCGGCCGCCGCCGTTTCGAGCTGTTCGGTGCTGGCCGAATTCGGCACCAGCGACCACGCCCCCGTCGTCGCCGAAATCGCGGCGCTGGAGGGGCGGTGA
- the dnaB gene encoding replicative DNA helicase → MADISLEKTLPHNLEAERSILGAVLLDEQALHTVFETVKAQDFYLEGHRRVFEKMLQLMDNSRPIDLITLKEELQRAGELESTGGAAYLAGLTDGLPRALNIGHYARIVKEKSTLRRLIQVSSETMSRSYRDEDPTEEILQSAEKAIYDISNAQFRSGFTPIPPIVSDVYADIEKLSHHKATVTGLETGFVDLDRMTAGLQPSDLIIVAARPGLGKTSLCLNIAEHLALRKDKTVGIFSLEMSKEQLVKRFLSSEARIDQQRINTGFLSKDDWARLGHVCGALSKAKIFIDDTASINISELRSKSRRLSLEHGLDLVIVDYLQLMTGSTQRYENRTQEIAQISRGLKGIAKDLNIPLIAVSQLSRAVESRRGDDRRPQLSDLRESGSIEQDADIVMFIYREELANPTEENQGLAELIIGKQRNGPTGSIQLAFSRQFTKFDNLYQE, encoded by the coding sequence ATGGCCGACATCAGTCTGGAAAAAACGCTCCCGCACAACCTCGAGGCCGAGCGCTCGATCCTGGGGGCGGTGCTTCTCGACGAGCAGGCGCTGCACACCGTGTTCGAGACGGTCAAGGCGCAGGACTTCTATCTCGAGGGGCACCGCCGGGTCTTCGAGAAGATGCTCCAGCTGATGGACAACTCCAGGCCGATCGACCTGATCACGCTCAAGGAGGAGCTGCAGCGCGCGGGCGAACTGGAAAGCACCGGGGGGGCCGCCTACCTCGCCGGCCTCACCGACGGCCTGCCGCGGGCCCTGAACATCGGGCACTACGCCCGGATCGTCAAGGAAAAGTCGACCCTGCGGCGCCTCATCCAGGTCTCGAGCGAGACCATGTCGCGCAGCTACCGGGACGAGGACCCGACCGAGGAGATCCTGCAGTCGGCCGAGAAGGCGATCTACGACATCTCCAACGCGCAGTTCCGTTCCGGCTTCACCCCCATCCCCCCGATCGTCAGCGACGTCTACGCGGATATCGAGAAGCTGTCCCACCACAAGGCGACGGTGACGGGCCTGGAAACGGGGTTCGTGGACCTCGACCGGATGACGGCGGGGCTGCAGCCCTCGGACCTCATCATCGTGGCCGCGCGGCCCGGGCTGGGCAAGACCAGCCTCTGCCTCAACATCGCCGAGCACCTGGCGCTCCGCAAAGACAAGACCGTGGGGATCTTCAGCCTCGAGATGAGCAAGGAGCAGCTGGTCAAGCGCTTCCTGTCGAGCGAGGCCCGCATCGACCAGCAGCGGATCAACACCGGTTTCCTGAGCAAGGACGACTGGGCCCGCCTCGGTCACGTCTGCGGCGCCCTCTCGAAGGCGAAGATCTTCATCGACGACACCGCCAGTATCAACATTTCGGAGCTGCGCTCCAAGTCGCGCCGCCTCAGCCTGGAGCACGGCCTCGACCTCGTCATCGTCGACTACCTCCAGCTGATGACGGGCTCCACGCAGCGTTACGAGAACCGCACCCAGGAGATCGCCCAGATCTCGCGCGGCCTGAAGGGGATCGCCAAGGACCTCAACATCCCCCTGATCGCCGTCAGCCAGCTCAGCCGCGCGGTGGAATCGCGCCGCGGCGACGACCGCCGCCCCCAGCTCTCCGACCTCAGGGAGTCGGGCTCGATCGAGCAGGACGCCGACATCGTGATGTTCATCTACCGCGAGGAGCTGGCGAATCCCACCGAGGAAAACCAGGGGCTGGCCGAGCTCATCATCGGCAAGCAGCGCAACGGCCCCACCGGCAGCATCCAGCTCGCCTTCAGCCGCCAGTTCACCAAGTTCGACAACCTGTACCAGGAATAG
- a CDS encoding EamA family transporter, with product MKRMIWLLPLLAGVSWGSVGIFVRTLTAAGMDNPTVLSTRMLGAALLLIVGMLAHDRSLLRVRPRDAWLFIAAGSLGMLGLNFCYNEAINRLTLSLAAVLLALAPVFVILWAAVLFRERITARKIASASLALLGCALVGGLLGSGGLLGSGGLEGGGLEWTAAGIFMGLAAAFFYALYSVFSKIAMERGYHVLTITLYATLTMALALLPFTDWGGIGGFVAAAPAGNFFFLALHSLFASVLPYVLYTLSLRDAETGKAAILAAGGEPSAAMLFGLLFFAEVPTVLSLAGLVLTVIALSFLCAPGREEAPPGPA from the coding sequence ATGAAACGAATGATATGGCTCCTGCCGCTGCTCGCGGGCGTTTCGTGGGGTTCGGTAGGAATATTCGTGCGCACGCTCACGGCGGCCGGCATGGACAACCCCACGGTGCTCTCGACGAGGATGCTGGGCGCCGCCCTCCTGTTGATTGTCGGCATGCTCGCGCACGACCGGTCCCTGCTCAGGGTGCGCCCCCGGGACGCCTGGTTGTTCATCGCCGCCGGGTCGCTCGGGATGCTGGGGCTGAACTTCTGCTACAACGAGGCGATCAACCGGCTGACCCTGTCGCTCGCGGCGGTGCTGCTCGCCTTGGCCCCCGTCTTCGTCATTCTCTGGGCGGCCGTGCTGTTCCGGGAAAGGATCACGGCCAGGAAGATCGCGAGCGCCTCCCTGGCGCTCCTGGGCTGCGCCCTGGTCGGCGGCCTCCTGGGGAGCGGCGGCCTCCTGGGGAGCGGCGGCCTGGAGGGGGGCGGCCTGGAGTGGACGGCGGCCGGAATCTTCATGGGGCTCGCGGCGGCCTTTTTCTATGCCCTCTACAGCGTGTTTTCCAAAATCGCCATGGAAAGGGGGTACCACGTCCTCACCATCACTCTTTACGCCACCCTGACGATGGCGCTGGCCCTGCTCCCCTTTACCGACTGGGGGGGGATCGGCGGGTTCGTAGCGGCGGCGCCCGCCGGCAACTTCTTTTTTCTGGCGCTCCATTCCCTCTTCGCGTCCGTGCTCCCCTACGTGCTCTACACCCTGTCGCTCCGCGACGCGGAAACGGGGAAGGCGGCGATCCTGGCCGCGGGGGGCGAACCCTCGGCCGCCATGCTCTTCGGCCTCCTCTTCTTCGCGGAAGTGCCGACCGTCCTCTCCCTCGCGGGCCTGGTCCTGACCGTCATCGCGCTTTCGTTCCTCTGCGCCCCCGGCAGGGAGGAGGCCCCCCCGGGTCCGGCGTAA